The DNA region TCGTTAGCGGCTGTTGTCAGAAGGGTGCAGGATACAATCGTTTCGCCTTCTGGGGGTTGCCATGAGTCCCACAAGCCGGCAAAAGCAAACGGTGAACCGTCCTTCATCTGGAAATAGTAAGGCTGTTTTTGCTTACCGACTTTTTGCCATTCATAAAATCCATCGGCAATAACCAGGCAGCGTTTACGCTTAAAGGCAGTGCGAAAGGCCGGCTTCTCTGTTACGGTTTCGGCTCTAGCATTAATTAAACGCGCCCCAATTTTAATATCTTTCGCCCAACTGGGAATCAAACCCCAGCGCATCCACTGAAACTGCCGGTGAGGTTGTCCATCCGTTAGAG from Microcoleus sp. FACHB-68 includes:
- a CDS encoding SOS response-associated peptidase; this encodes MCGRYSLSVQAEKIAEYFAVKDVPQVPARYNIAPTQQVATVSLTDGQPHRQFQWMRWGLIPSWAKDIKIGARLINARAETVTEKPAFRTAFKRKRCLVIADGFYEWQKVGKQKQPYYFQMKDGSPFAFAGLWDSWQPPEGETIVSCTLLTTAANEVLQPVHDRMPVILQPEAYTQWLDPQNKNPEELLPLLEPYPEAAMKAYPVSTLVNSPTNDVRECIEESA